A window from Peromyscus eremicus chromosome 1, PerEre_H2_v1, whole genome shotgun sequence encodes these proteins:
- the Pnpla2 gene encoding patatin-like phospholipase domain-containing protein 2 isoform X1: MFPRETKWNISFAGCGFLGVYHIGVASCLREHAPFLVANATHIYGASAGALTATALVTGACLGEAGANIIEVSKEARKRFLGPLHPSFNLVKTIRGCLLKTLPADCHERASGRLGISLTRVSDGENVIISQFNSKDELIQANVCSTFIPVYCGLIPPTLQGVRYVDGGISDNLPLYELKNTITVSPFSGESDICPQDSSTNIHELRVTNTSIQFNLRNLYRLSKALFPPEPMVLREMCKQGYRDGLRFLRRNGLLNQPNPLLALPPAVPQEKDAEGAAVTEERTGEEDQLQPHGKDRILEHLPARLNEALLEACVEPKDLMTTLSNMLPVRLATAMMVPYTLPLESAVSFTIRLLEWLPDVPEDIRWMKEQTGSICQYLVMRAKRKLGDHLPSRLSEQVELRRAQSLPSVPLSCATYSEALPNWVRNNLSLGDALAKWEECQRQLLLGLFCTNVAFPPDALRMRTPASPASADPAPPQHPPGLPPC; this comes from the exons ATGTTTCCGAGGGAGACCAAGTGGAACATCTCGTTCGCTGGCTGCGGCTTCCTCGGTGTCTACCACATTGGCGTGGCCTCCTGCCTCCGTGAGCACGCGCCCTTCCTGGTGGCCAACGCCACGCACATCTACGGCGCCTCGGCAGGGGCGCTCACCGCCACGGCCCTGGTCACTGGGGCCTGCCTGG GTGAAGCAGGTGCCAACATTATTGAGGTGTCCAAGGAGGCCCGGAAGCGATtcctgggccctctgcaccccTCCTTCAACTTGGTAAAGACCATCCGTGGCTGTCTACTGAAGACCCTGCCTGCTGATTGCCATGAGCGTGCCAGTGGACGCCTGGGCATCTCCTTGACTCGTGTTTCAGATGGAGAGAATGTCATCATCTCTCAGTTTAACTCCAAGGATGAACTCATCCAG GCCAATGTCTGCAGCACTTTTATCCCAGTATACTGTGGTCTCATCCCTCCTACCCTCCAAGGAGTG CGCTATGTGGACGGCGGCATTTCAGACAACTTGCCACTCTATGAGCTGAAGAATACCATCACAGTGTCCCCGTTCTCAGGCGAGAGTGACATCTGCCCACAGGACAGCTCCACCAATATCCACGAGCTTCGTGTCACCAACACCAGCATCCAATTCAACCTGCGCAATCTCTACCGCCTCTCAAAGGCTCTCTTCCCACCAGAGCCCATG GTTCTCCGCGAGATGTGCAAGCAGGGCTACAGAGACGGACTTCGATTTCTTAGGAGGAATG gCCTACTGAACCAGCCCAACCCCTTGCTAGCGCTGCCCCCAGCTGTCCCCCAGGAAAAGGATGCAGAGGGAGCTGCTGTGactgaggagaggactggagaggAGGACCAATTGCAGCCCCATGGAAAAGATCGAATTCTAGAGCACCTGCCTGCCAGACTCAATGAAG CCCTGCTGGAGGCCTGTGTGGAGCCTAAGGACCTGATGACCACCCTCTCCAACATGCTGCCCGTGCGCCTGGCGACTGCCATGATGGTGCCCTATACTCTGCCACTGGAGAGTGCAGTGTCCTTCACCATCCG CTTGTTGGAGTGGCTGCCTGATGTTCCTGAGGATATCCGGTGGATGAAAGAGCAGACAGGCAGCATCTGCCAGTATCTGGTGATGAGGGCCAAGAGGAAATTGGGTGACCATCTGCCCTCCAG ACTGTCTGAGCAGGTGGAACTGCGTCGAGCCCAGTCTCTGCCCTCTGTGCCACTGTCTTGCGCCACCTACAGTGAGGCACTGCCCAACTGGGTCCGAAACAACCTCTCACTGGGGGACGCGCTGGCCAAGTGGGAGGAGTGCCAGCGTCAGCTGCTGCTGGGCCTCTTCTGCACCAACGTGGCCTTCCCTCCGGATGCCTTGCGGATGCGCacacctgccagccctgcctccgCAGACCCCGCCCCTCCTCAGCATCCACCTGGCCTCCCACCTTGCTGA
- the Pnpla2 gene encoding patatin-like phospholipase domain-containing protein 2 isoform X2, with protein sequence MPSPGWWPASFHLGGKVPAVSQSPVWAWASSGSTECEAGANIIEVSKEARKRFLGPLHPSFNLVKTIRGCLLKTLPADCHERASGRLGISLTRVSDGENVIISQFNSKDELIQANVCSTFIPVYCGLIPPTLQGVRYVDGGISDNLPLYELKNTITVSPFSGESDICPQDSSTNIHELRVTNTSIQFNLRNLYRLSKALFPPEPMVLREMCKQGYRDGLRFLRRNGLLNQPNPLLALPPAVPQEKDAEGAAVTEERTGEEDQLQPHGKDRILEHLPARLNEALLEACVEPKDLMTTLSNMLPVRLATAMMVPYTLPLESAVSFTIRLLEWLPDVPEDIRWMKEQTGSICQYLVMRAKRKLGDHLPSRLSEQVELRRAQSLPSVPLSCATYSEALPNWVRNNLSLGDALAKWEECQRQLLLGLFCTNVAFPPDALRMRTPASPASADPAPPQHPPGLPPC encoded by the exons ATGCCATCCCCAGGGTGGTGGCCTGCCTCCTTCCACTTAGGTGGCAAAGTCCCAGCTGTGAGCCAGTCCCCAGTGTGGGCATGGGCGTCTTCAGGATCAACAGAAT GTGAAGCAGGTGCCAACATTATTGAGGTGTCCAAGGAGGCCCGGAAGCGATtcctgggccctctgcaccccTCCTTCAACTTGGTAAAGACCATCCGTGGCTGTCTACTGAAGACCCTGCCTGCTGATTGCCATGAGCGTGCCAGTGGACGCCTGGGCATCTCCTTGACTCGTGTTTCAGATGGAGAGAATGTCATCATCTCTCAGTTTAACTCCAAGGATGAACTCATCCAG GCCAATGTCTGCAGCACTTTTATCCCAGTATACTGTGGTCTCATCCCTCCTACCCTCCAAGGAGTG CGCTATGTGGACGGCGGCATTTCAGACAACTTGCCACTCTATGAGCTGAAGAATACCATCACAGTGTCCCCGTTCTCAGGCGAGAGTGACATCTGCCCACAGGACAGCTCCACCAATATCCACGAGCTTCGTGTCACCAACACCAGCATCCAATTCAACCTGCGCAATCTCTACCGCCTCTCAAAGGCTCTCTTCCCACCAGAGCCCATG GTTCTCCGCGAGATGTGCAAGCAGGGCTACAGAGACGGACTTCGATTTCTTAGGAGGAATG gCCTACTGAACCAGCCCAACCCCTTGCTAGCGCTGCCCCCAGCTGTCCCCCAGGAAAAGGATGCAGAGGGAGCTGCTGTGactgaggagaggactggagaggAGGACCAATTGCAGCCCCATGGAAAAGATCGAATTCTAGAGCACCTGCCTGCCAGACTCAATGAAG CCCTGCTGGAGGCCTGTGTGGAGCCTAAGGACCTGATGACCACCCTCTCCAACATGCTGCCCGTGCGCCTGGCGACTGCCATGATGGTGCCCTATACTCTGCCACTGGAGAGTGCAGTGTCCTTCACCATCCG CTTGTTGGAGTGGCTGCCTGATGTTCCTGAGGATATCCGGTGGATGAAAGAGCAGACAGGCAGCATCTGCCAGTATCTGGTGATGAGGGCCAAGAGGAAATTGGGTGACCATCTGCCCTCCAG ACTGTCTGAGCAGGTGGAACTGCGTCGAGCCCAGTCTCTGCCCTCTGTGCCACTGTCTTGCGCCACCTACAGTGAGGCACTGCCCAACTGGGTCCGAAACAACCTCTCACTGGGGGACGCGCTGGCCAAGTGGGAGGAGTGCCAGCGTCAGCTGCTGCTGGGCCTCTTCTGCACCAACGTGGCCTTCCCTCCGGATGCCTTGCGGATGCGCacacctgccagccctgcctccgCAGACCCCGCCCCTCCTCAGCATCCACCTGGCCTCCCACCTTGCTGA
- the Rplp2 gene encoding large ribosomal subunit protein P2 isoform X2, whose product MRYVASYLLAALGGNSSPSAKDIKKILDSVGIEADDDRLNKVISELNGKNIEDVIAQGVGKLASVPAGGAVAVSAAPGSAAPAAGSAPAAEEKKDEKKEESEESDDDMGFGLFD is encoded by the exons ATGCGCTACGTCGCCTCTTACTTGCTTGCCGCCCTTGGGGGCAACTCCTCTCCCAGCGCCAAAGACATTAAGAAGATACTGGACAGCGTGGGCATCGAGGCGGACGATGATCGGCTCAACAAG GTCATCAGTGAGCTGAATGGAAAAAACATTGAGGATGTCATCGCCCAGG GTGTTGGCAAACTTGCCAGTGTGCCTGCTGGTGGGGCTGTGGCTGTTTCTGCTGCCCCTGGCTCTGCAGCTCCTGCTGCTGGTTCTGCCCCTGCTGCAG aggagaagaaagaCGAGAAGAAGGAAGAGTCCGAGGAGTCAGATGATGACATGGGATTTGGCTTGTTTGATTAA
- the Rplp2 gene encoding large ribosomal subunit protein P2 isoform X1, whose amino-acid sequence MRYVASYLLAALGGNSSPSAKDIKKILDSVGIEADDDRLNKVISELNGKNIEDVIAQGVGKLASVPAGGAVAVSAAPGSAAPAAGSAPAAAEEKKDEKKEESEESDDDMGFGLFD is encoded by the exons ATGCGCTACGTCGCCTCTTACTTGCTTGCCGCCCTTGGGGGCAACTCCTCTCCCAGCGCCAAAGACATTAAGAAGATACTGGACAGCGTGGGCATCGAGGCGGACGATGATCGGCTCAACAAG GTCATCAGTGAGCTGAATGGAAAAAACATTGAGGATGTCATCGCCCAGG GTGTTGGCAAACTTGCCAGTGTGCCTGCTGGTGGGGCTGTGGCTGTTTCTGCTGCCCCTGGCTCTGCAGCTCCTGCTGCTGGTTCTGCCCCTGCTGCAG cagaggagaagaaagaCGAGAAGAAGGAAGAGTCCGAGGAGTCAGATGATGACATGGGATTTGGCTTGTTTGATTAA